A portion of the Stigmatopora argus isolate UIUO_Sarg chromosome 15, RoL_Sarg_1.0, whole genome shotgun sequence genome contains these proteins:
- the LOC144089448 gene encoding U3 small nucleolar RNA-associated protein 14 homolog A translates to MAKVSTKKRKTKVKKKSPSVNVTADVSYDYEDGITEVGETVASETEEESDDERKRQKLVEAISSLGGGKRKKKLGERSEAAVQKSEYTVTADGEGVKVDLKDLTESFYKIPAVSSNTKEILKNLKENVKTVKCPLSKEESERIQRDVSYQKVSTEVSQWQSVVLKNEKAEQLVFPLNRESFGPRPLERVVTSWKAQTPLEQEIFSLLSDNKQPIHDPILTPDEYKCMQAMSLTEIKIRRAELQKARALQSYYEAKTRRAKQIKSKKYHRVLNKSKRKDFLKQFDQMVKEDPAAALKEMEKIQVARMQERMSLKHQNSGKWAKSKAIMAKYDEGARKAMQQQLEVSKDLTQKLVLPVASDEEEEAKAMESLADFVTELPQGHDSNPWMRGKLSEDPAETGKETADVVQPNVGSTGAAENIEEEEDSEVEETEEESLLREFDSRRKRRQAPDAPKNEDAQILKEPEDASVKLVEGETAQMENLEYMELLNLVESLPPDEAVVEPQPPPPPDVAKVKRKRGIELKDVLTKEAKSILVPLAPTAAATEDADETLDQVKLVQEAFAGDNVVSDFLKEKKKKEDAEKPAVVDLSLPGWGQWGGSGLRLSRAKRRRFLIRPKPTAPRKDQNQPAVILSEKRNSSLSLHQVNTQPFPFSNHTQFESTLRTPVGRTWNTERTVKKLTQPKVVTRMGTIIDPMAREELVKDQKKSGVALKKKANF, encoded by the coding sequence ATGGCTAAAGTTTCGACGAAAAAGCGCAaaacgaaggttaaaaaaaagagtccaagcGTTAATGTCACCGCAGACGTGAGCTACGATTACGAAGATGGCATCACGGAGGTTGGTGAGACTGTCGCGAGTGAGACGGAGGAAGAAAGTGACGATGAACGAAAACGGCAAAAACTCGTGGAGGCTATTAGTTCTCTCGGAGGTGGGAAGCGTAAGAAAAAGCTTGGGGAGCGATCGGAGGCGGCCGTCCAAAAGTCCGAATATACTGTCACTGCCGATGGTGAGGGCGTCAAGGTAGACTTGAAGGATCTCACCGAGTCCTTCTACAAAATACCGGCCGTCTCGTCCAATACCAAGGAAATACTGAAAAACCTGAAGGAGAATGTAAAAACGGTCAAATGCCCCCTTAGTAAGGAGGAAAGTGAGCGTATCCAGCGTGATGTTTCCTATCAAAAAGTGTCAACGGAAGTGAGCCAATGGCAAAGTGTGGTTCTAAAGAACGAGAAGGCCGAGCAGCTTGTTTTCCCCCTGAATCGGGAGTCCTTTGGCCCTCGACCCTTGGAGAGAGTCGTCACATCTTGGAAGGCGCAAACCCCCCTTGAACAGGAAATATTTTCGCTCTTGTCTGACAACAAGCAACCTATCCACGACCCAATTCTAACCCCAGATGAGTACAAGTGCATGCAGGCCATGAGTCTGACGGAAATCAAAATCCGCCGCGCTGAACTGCAGAAAGCCAGGGCTTTGCAGTCTTACTATGAGGCCAAAACCCGGAGAGCGAAACAGATCAAGAGCAAAAAATACCACAGAGTGCTTAACAAATCCAAGCGCAAAGATTTCCTCAAGCAATTTGACCAGATGGTCAAAGAAGACCCGGCGGCTGCCTTGAAGGAGATGGAGAAAATACAGGTGGCCAGGATGCAAGAGCGAATGTCGTTGAAGCACCAGAACAGCGGCAAGTGGGCCAAGTCCAAGGCCATCATGGCCAAATACGACGAAGGCGCTCGCAAGGCGATGCAACAGCAGCTGGAGGTGAGCAAAGATTTGACGCAGAAACTCGTCCTCCCTGTGGCTAGCGATGAGGAAGAGGAAGCGAAAGCCATGGAAAGTTTGGCCGATTTTGTAACTGAGCTGCCACAAGGACACGACTCGAATCCCTGGATGAGAGGAAAACTCTCCGAAGATCCGGCTGAGACCGGAAAAGAGACGGCGGACGTCGTCCAACCGAACGTCGGGTCAACTGGAGCTGCGGAAAAtatagaggaagaggaggacagTGAGGTGGAGGAAACTGAAGAAGAGTCCCTTCTGCGGGAGTTTGATAGTCGTCGGAAGAGGCGGCAGGCTCCCGACGCTCCTAAAAACGAGGATGCGCAGATCTTGAAGGAGCCTGAAGACGCCTCCGTCAAGCTGGTGGAAGGGGAGACGGCACAAATGGAAAATTTGGAGTACATGGAGCTCCTCAACCTAGTGGAGTCGCTTCCACCCGACGAAGCTGTCGTTGAACCgcagccaccgccgccgccggatGTGGCGAAGGTCAAACGCAAAAGAGGAATAGAACTGAAAGACGTTCTTACCAAAGAGGCAAAGAGCATTCTCGTTCCGCTCGCGCCAACCGCCGCCGCCACGGAGGACGCCGACGAAACGCTCGATCAGGTCAAGCTAGTCCAAGAAGCCTTCGCCGGAGACAACGTGGTCTCGGATTTCCTCaaggaaaagaagaagaaagaggaCGCGGAGAAGCCCGCCGTGGTGGACTTGAGCCTGCCCGGTTGGGGGCAGTGGGGGGGCTCGGGCCTCCGACTCTCCCGCGCCAAGCGCAGGAGATTCCTCATCCGTCCGAAGCCCACTGCACCCAGGAAAGATCAAAACCAGCCCGCCGTCATCCTCTCAGAGAAGCGGAACAGCTCGCTCAGCCTTCACCAGGTGAACACGCAGCCCTTTCCATTCAGCAATCACACTCAGTTCGAGAGCACCTTGCGCACGCCCGTGGGACGCACCTGGAACACGGAACGGACCGTTAAGAAGCTCACCCAACCCAAGGTGGTCACCCGGATGGGTACCATTATTGATCCCATGGCTCGTGAGGAGCTAGTGAAGGACCAGAAGAAGAGCGGGGTGGCACTGAAGAAAAAGGCCAATTTCTGA
- the LOC144089450 gene encoding small ubiquitin-related modifier 3: MSEEKPKEGVKTENDHINLKVAGQDGSVVQFKIKRHTPLNKLMKAYCERQGLSIRQIRFRFDGQPINENDTPSQLEMEDEDTIDVFQQQTGGCC, translated from the exons ATGTCAGAGGAAAAGCCAAAG GAGGGCGTCAAGACCGAGAACGACCACATCAACCTGAAGGTCGCAGGGCAGGATGGCTCGGTGGTCCAGTTCAAAATCAAAAGACACACACCCCTCAATAAACTAATGAAGGCGTACTGTGAACGACAG GGACTCTCAATAAGGCAGATCAGGTTCAGGTTTGATGGGCAGCCAATCAACGAAAATGATACGCCATCGCAG CTGGAGATGGAAGATGAAGATACCATAGATGTTTTCCAACAGCAGACGGGCGGCTGCTGCTAA